The DNA sequence CAAGATGGCTTCTCCATTGATATAGATATTTACATCCAAATGTAAGTTCATACAATACCTATTATTCAATTacatttaaactaaaatggaCATTTCAATTGCAATTAAAAAAGATGGAGGGGCAAAAAACTACCCTCGAATAAATATAAACCTACAAATCAGCAAAGAGATGGTAGTTACTCGAATCAACAGCAATGAGCCTCAGCGCAGCAATCGCGGCTGCAAGAGCCATGCCTTCGAAGAAGAGGATGTTGAGCCAATGCCAGTTCTTCTGCAGCGACGTCAGCTTGTGCTTCCGCGCCATCATATACATGTGGTTCGCCAGAATGAACGTCAGAGGGAACGTGCTCAGCGCTCCCGTGAGGCTCATGAAGTCTCCCAGGAACGGCAGCATTGCTGAGACGAAGGTCGTTATGCCCAAGTAGCCGCCTCTCACCACAACTCTGAACGACAGGTTGCGTGCTGCTAGGGCGCTTCCTTTCAGATTGTACTTCGTATCCAAATATTCGTACATTGGACTTGCAAAGATCTGCAGGGTGTGTGTGTTTTCGTTAATCACTGAGGAACGCTTACTTTTCATGATGGATAAGACGCATGATCGAGTATTTTGTACTCGTTACCATATTCTTTTGATCGGATATGAATCAAACAAATTCAAGGGCCTTCGGATATCCCAAAGTTCCAATCCATCTTAGTAAAAAATAGATTGGTCTATTCTACTTTATATACGGAAAATTGCAAAAAAGTTACTGtgaagtttggtcaaattctggtcAATCCTGCAACTTATCGGCAGAAAAAACtatgaattttggatttgttcAAGTAAACGATCCAAAGCGGATATACAGTGAGAGTGGGAAAATTAGGCTTACGTGCAAAGCAATGATCGTATGTAGGAAAGCTGAGATGTTGGCCGCGGCCTTCAACCAGACTGGGCCGTGGACGTTGTGCAGCAAGTAGGCCGATGCCTCCGATCCATATGCCCAGTAACCAATGAAGGTAACGGCGTACATTGGCAGAACACCAACTGTGAATTGGAAATACAGAGCTTTCAACATGTTGTCGACAACTGGCTGCTTCACTGTAGCCTGCCAAGAAGGTGAGTCGATTAGCCAACTGTGCCACCAGTCGGAAAAACAAAAGGACTAAACGAGCCGTGAGTTCTTTCAAGAGTCTTAGATTTCTGTGGGACCTGTATTTCTGGAAGCATTCCGGTATTGAATGCAAAAACGAGGTTTGCTGATGCACCGATGGTagtgaaaattttgtttgtcGTCGTTCCGTGAATGCCGTAGTCTCGGGGAGGAGCTTCGATGCctgtaaaataaaatctcttaGTCAGGAAAGAGAAAGTAACATGAAGCATCAACGAAACTCAGCATCTGTAAATCGAGCTTGCATAATAACAATATCCATACTTCAGCAAAAAAAAGGACTAAAAGAAGATGAAGCAACAGAATGGAATATAGCATCTTTATCAAAACCATACGCGATTTTCGAATACATACCATCTTTTAGAGCTAGTCCAATTGCGGTGACAATGTACACCAGACTAAGAACTGTCGAAAATACCAGCCATGCTCGTAGTGCTGATAAATGGGGTACGGCAATTGCAAAAAGGATACACGCGAAGCCAGCAATCGCAATGCAGTATGGAAGCTTCATACCCGACTCTTCTTGGAAGAGTGCGAAAAGAGCCTGCAT is a window from the Salvia hispanica cultivar TCC Black 2014 chromosome 1, UniMelb_Shisp_WGS_1.0, whole genome shotgun sequence genome containing:
- the LOC125207324 gene encoding proline transporter 2-like, with amino-acid sequence MVFDADFDGGLRLNSGSAADDGGITSALLRDEVMVVAAESNDAALSSSKDSVIVEISDTAHQISQDSWLQVGFVLTTGINSAYVLGYSGTIMVPLGWVGGVVGLILATAISLYANMLVAKLHEYGGKRHIRYRDLAGFIYGDEAYTITWALQYVNLFMINVGFIILAGSALKALFALFQEESGMKLPYCIAIAGFACILFAIAVPHLSALRAWLVFSTVLSLVYIVTAIGLALKDGIEAPPRDYGIHGTTTNKIFTTIGASANLVFAFNTGMLPEIQATVKQPVVDNMLKALYFQFTVGVLPMYAVTFIGYWAYGSEASAYLLHNVHGPVWLKAAANISAFLHTIIALHIFASPMYEYLDTKYNLKGSALAARNLSFRVVVRGGYLGITTFVSAMLPFLGDFMSLTGALSTFPLTFILANHMYMMARKHKLTSLQKNWHWLNILFFEGMALAAAIAALRLIAVDSSNYHLFADL